A DNA window from Dethiosulfovibrio faecalis contains the following coding sequences:
- a CDS encoding transketolase — protein sequence MISSLEALAMSIRKDVVRMVGNARSGYVASALSVLDILVYLYEMELDVDPKNPKTRDRDRLIMGKGHGCPGLYAVLAHRGFFEREALWNFRRLGALLQGRPDGSRTPGVDVSSGAPGLALGIANGVALSMRMDGLKGRVFCVIGDGELQEGSLWESAMTSSHMALDSVTLVVDKNGDQMGGPVDSIKRLEPLEDKFRSFGWNVASADGHDFSSLDAAFSSIRDKNGRPSVIIAKTMRGKGVSFFEEGRKKDSGLSRMETERALEELGNGDRDER from the coding sequence ATGATCTCTAGTCTGGAAGCTCTTGCGATGTCCATAAGAAAGGACGTCGTAAGGATGGTGGGTAACGCCAGATCGGGCTACGTCGCCTCCGCTCTGTCGGTGTTGGATATATTGGTGTATCTTTACGAAATGGAGCTCGATGTGGACCCAAAGAACCCCAAGACCAGAGACAGAGATCGTCTTATCATGGGCAAGGGACATGGTTGTCCCGGGTTATACGCCGTGCTTGCCCATAGGGGGTTTTTCGAGAGAGAGGCTCTTTGGAATTTCAGGAGACTCGGAGCCCTGCTTCAGGGACGTCCCGACGGATCCAGGACTCCCGGGGTGGACGTGTCGTCCGGAGCGCCCGGACTGGCCCTGGGTATAGCAAACGGAGTAGCCCTGTCCATGAGGATGGATGGTTTAAAGGGCAGGGTCTTCTGTGTGATCGGTGACGGCGAACTTCAGGAGGGATCTCTGTGGGAGTCGGCGATGACGTCCTCTCATATGGCCTTGGACTCTGTCACTCTGGTGGTCGATAAAAACGGCGACCAGATGGGGGGGCCGGTCGACTCGATAAAGAGGTTGGAGCCGCTGGAGGATAAATTTCGCTCCTTCGGATGGAACGTTGCGTCGGCGGATGGCCACGATTTTTCCAGTTTGGACGCCGCTTTTTCCTCGATAAGAGATAAAAACGGTCGTCCCTCGGTGATCATAGCGAAGACCATGCGCGGCAAGGGAGTATCCTTTTTCGAAGAGGGACGTAAAAAAGATTCGGGCCTTTCGAGGATGGAGACGGAAAGGGCTCTGGAGGAGCTTGGAAACGGAGATAGAGATGAGCGATAG
- a CDS encoding polysaccharide pyruvyl transferase family protein, translating into MRRRFVSLICGYYGMGNLGDELLLAAVLKELESVGVDRDRVAVLSGDTEGTSSFHGVTAFDRWSLTEVWRACRSSHNCLFGGGGLFQDVTSLRSVLYYGGVVAISRAAGCAPWLFGNSLGPFRSSLGRRISSFALMACSVVALRDDHSMAEAARMGIPAKRCPDPVMSLNVPQGRGNSLLVNLRPWNGDLEFRAAGAIADYAERKGLPVVGVAMCGQDRDLLERLDKDGVLPVSDVVEPKGADDPVWGSGFASIGMRLHFCLLSSLAGLPGTAVPYDPKVVDFGRSVGYPLWDGVGPFPDTVVPNRAWIDRCRKGVSETFRDSWQEVFRG; encoded by the coding sequence GTGAGAAGACGGTTCGTCTCCCTGATATGCGGTTACTATGGAATGGGGAACCTGGGAGACGAGCTTTTGCTGGCCGCCGTTCTGAAGGAGCTCGAGTCGGTAGGAGTCGATAGAGACCGTGTAGCGGTGTTGTCCGGCGATACGGAGGGCACATCCTCGTTCCACGGGGTCACTGCTTTCGACAGGTGGTCTTTGACCGAGGTCTGGAGGGCTTGTCGCTCGTCTCATAACTGTCTGTTTGGCGGTGGAGGTTTGTTTCAGGACGTCACGAGCCTCCGTTCCGTACTTTATTACGGAGGGGTGGTCGCGATCTCCAGAGCGGCAGGGTGTGCCCCTTGGCTGTTCGGCAATTCTCTGGGACCTTTCCGGTCTTCCTTGGGGCGAAGGATAAGCTCTTTTGCCTTGATGGCCTGTTCCGTAGTGGCCTTGAGGGACGATCACTCCATGGCCGAGGCTGCAAGAATGGGCATACCGGCGAAGAGATGCCCCGATCCGGTGATGTCTTTGAACGTACCCCAAGGACGAGGCAATTCTCTTTTGGTGAACCTGAGGCCCTGGAATGGTGATCTGGAGTTCCGGGCCGCCGGAGCTATCGCCGATTATGCCGAACGCAAGGGGCTTCCCGTCGTAGGAGTGGCCATGTGTGGACAGGATAGGGATCTCTTGGAGCGTCTCGATAAAGACGGGGTTTTGCCAGTCTCCGACGTGGTGGAGCCAAAGGGGGCGGACGATCCAGTGTGGGGCTCCGGCTTCGCTTCAATCGGCATGAGGCTGCATTTCTGTCTGTTATCGTCTCTGGCCGGGCTTCCCGGAACGGCGGTCCCCTACGATCCCAAGGTGGTGGACTTCGGACGCTCCGTCGGCTACCCTCTTTGGGACGGTGTCGGTCCTTTCCCCGATACCGTGGTCCCTAATCGAGCCTGGATAGATCGTTGCCGAAAAGGCGTGTCGGAGACTTTCAGGGATTCCTGGCAGGAGGTGTTTAGAGGATGA
- a CDS encoding DUF5693 family protein produces the protein MRFSWRRFFALICVVVFGLSLPGLLSRWNVEKNRRSSVILVDWVQIPSLAVESGNSVEKTLKMLVDSGSRGIMIGEFTGDELENGELPLWYGPLEDLPVKALTSLPEGLAGTALMFDSKGAYADTWRDFLSLRFPHGSSSSVDDKSVFVVPFSRQTLSARGILPDLRGLEMAAKLSLPVIYRPAPVGTQSSETVVNPLKLICERFPNVVGISPSGEIVAGYPDIKGVAALVRERNLFVTQVEFSRQIGDKPLQWSVWPRILSLHSVTDEEVMSRRIDRKTMVDRMVRAAVERSVSLLLFRVDPLGGGIDPLKRYCSDISKLRSRLAGRGIDDRWPSPMPDWGSSPTGALSMVLICLLTLWGLVRRFNGVEDEVSIKAVLSFTLLSVFIALISLRMPVAAKLIGGFTTAFVASEAVLIALEGWKKPGRALIAGPLVAILGGMAVGSFHSAPLYMMRLMPFSGVKLTLFLPILVVLFHDLHRKVHPENLGELMGRPPIWGEIFIAGFLVAAAGLMVFRSGNVSSVPGWEIAMRDALEDLLVARPRTKEAFLGYPCLMLWFYVRRHDWIPRYREVLRLGATVAFSSLVNTFCHFHTALYITFLRVFNGWWTGILLGLAAIVVLRFCFLPFIMKFGRGVEA, from the coding sequence ATGCGTTTTTCATGGCGCCGTTTCTTCGCGTTGATCTGTGTGGTCGTTTTCGGACTCAGTCTTCCAGGTCTTTTGTCCCGTTGGAACGTGGAGAAGAACAGGCGTTCTTCGGTGATTCTGGTGGATTGGGTACAGATTCCATCCCTTGCGGTTGAGTCGGGTAATTCCGTCGAGAAGACACTTAAGATGTTGGTGGATTCCGGTTCCAGAGGGATAATGATAGGGGAGTTTACCGGAGACGAGCTGGAAAACGGTGAACTCCCCCTGTGGTACGGTCCCTTGGAGGATCTGCCAGTCAAGGCCCTTACCTCTTTGCCCGAAGGCCTTGCGGGAACGGCCCTGATGTTCGACTCTAAAGGGGCTTATGCCGACACCTGGAGGGATTTTTTATCCCTTCGTTTTCCCCACGGAAGCTCTTCGTCGGTGGATGACAAGTCGGTTTTCGTTGTCCCCTTTTCCAGACAGACCCTTTCCGCCAGAGGAATATTGCCGGATCTGAGAGGCCTGGAGATGGCGGCGAAGCTCTCTCTGCCGGTGATATATCGTCCCGCTCCGGTCGGAACCCAATCCTCCGAAACAGTGGTGAATCCTTTAAAGCTGATATGCGAGAGGTTTCCCAACGTGGTGGGGATTTCGCCTTCCGGGGAGATCGTGGCGGGTTACCCTGACATAAAGGGGGTGGCCGCCCTCGTTAGGGAGAGAAATCTCTTCGTGACCCAGGTGGAATTTTCCCGCCAGATAGGAGATAAGCCGCTACAGTGGTCAGTGTGGCCGAGGATACTATCGCTGCATAGCGTGACCGACGAGGAGGTCATGTCTCGGCGAATCGATAGAAAGACCATGGTCGATCGTATGGTTCGAGCCGCCGTGGAGAGATCGGTTTCGCTTTTGCTCTTCAGGGTGGATCCTCTCGGAGGAGGTATAGACCCTCTTAAACGCTATTGTTCCGACATATCGAAGCTGAGGAGTCGGCTTGCCGGTAGGGGAATAGACGACAGATGGCCGTCTCCCATGCCCGATTGGGGATCCTCTCCTACCGGGGCTTTGTCCATGGTGCTCATATGTCTTTTGACGTTATGGGGTTTGGTTAGAAGGTTCAACGGCGTCGAGGACGAGGTATCTATAAAGGCGGTCCTGTCGTTTACGTTGTTGTCGGTCTTCATCGCTTTGATCTCGTTGAGGATGCCTGTGGCGGCCAAGCTGATCGGAGGATTTACCACCGCTTTCGTAGCGTCCGAGGCGGTTCTCATAGCTTTGGAGGGCTGGAAAAAACCGGGGCGAGCCTTGATCGCCGGGCCTCTAGTGGCTATATTGGGCGGGATGGCGGTGGGATCGTTCCACAGCGCTCCTCTTTATATGATGAGGCTGATGCCTTTTTCCGGGGTTAAACTGACCCTTTTCCTTCCCATTCTGGTGGTCCTGTTCCACGATCTTCACAGAAAGGTCCATCCTGAGAATCTCGGAGAGCTTATGGGACGTCCTCCCATATGGGGGGAGATCTTTATAGCCGGTTTCCTCGTCGCCGCGGCGGGGCTGATGGTATTCAGAAGCGGCAACGTGAGCTCCGTTCCTGGATGGGAGATAGCCATGAGGGACGCCTTGGAGGATCTGTTGGTGGCCCGCCCCAGGACCAAGGAGGCATTTCTGGGGTATCCCTGTCTGATGCTGTGGTTTTACGTTCGAAGGCACGATTGGATCCCCAGATACAGGGAGGTCCTGAGGCTGGGAGCCACGGTGGCTTTCTCCTCTTTGGTGAACACTTTCTGTCATTTCCATACCGCTCTTTACATCACTTTCCTCCGGGTGTTCAACGGTTGGTGGACCGGTATTTTGCTGGGATTGGCGGCGATAGTGGTCCTTAGGTTCTGTTTCCTGCCGTTTATCATGAAGTTTGGAAGAGGTGTCGAGGCGTGA
- a CDS encoding transketolase family protein: MSDRIMMDLLDEVFVSLGSDDADLVILDADVASNWLTRFSGSFPDRYINLGMAELDAVATAAGMASAGKHVWLFSTAARLLGRGYDALRTAVAIPGLNVKMVVSHGGVSAGEDGAVAQMLEDLALTRSLPGVSVEVPSDCVSAEAILRRIAATSKPAYVRLTGEPMEYLYDDSTVKDAINVSIPLVEGTGVTICACGIMVHESLKAAAILKQQDISAEVIDCHSVAPLPERSILGSVHRTGCCVVAEEHSSRGGLGEAVASMLCRLYPVSVRFVSVDDRPGQSGSPNELLEYYGLTYQQIVGAAVEAWTMRRR, encoded by the coding sequence ATGAGCGATAGAATTATGATGGATCTTCTGGACGAAGTCTTCGTCTCTCTGGGGTCCGACGACGCAGATCTCGTCATTCTGGATGCCGATGTGGCCTCCAACTGGCTTACCCGTTTTTCCGGGTCCTTTCCCGACAGGTACATCAACCTGGGCATGGCCGAGTTGGACGCTGTAGCCACAGCCGCCGGGATGGCCTCGGCGGGAAAGCACGTGTGGTTGTTCTCTACCGCTGCCAGGCTGCTTGGACGAGGATACGACGCTTTACGTACCGCTGTTGCCATTCCGGGACTTAACGTCAAGATGGTAGTCTCACACGGGGGGGTGTCGGCCGGAGAGGACGGCGCCGTCGCTCAGATGCTGGAGGACCTGGCCCTCACGAGGTCTTTGCCGGGAGTCTCGGTGGAGGTCCCGTCGGACTGCGTCTCGGCGGAGGCCATATTGCGAAGGATAGCCGCGACCTCCAAACCGGCCTATGTTAGATTGACCGGGGAGCCGATGGAGTACCTGTACGACGATTCGACTGTGAAGGACGCCATAAACGTATCTATCCCTCTGGTTGAGGGGACAGGCGTGACCATATGCGCCTGTGGTATCATGGTTCACGAATCTCTCAAGGCAGCCGCCATCCTTAAACAGCAGGACATATCGGCGGAGGTTATAGATTGTCATTCGGTGGCTCCTCTACCGGAGAGGTCCATTCTGGGTTCGGTCCATCGTACGGGATGCTGCGTGGTGGCGGAGGAGCACTCCTCCAGAGGGGGATTGGGCGAGGCCGTCGCCTCGATGCTGTGTCGCCTTTATCCCGTCTCCGTCCGTTTTGTGTCCGTAGACGATAGACCGGGGCAAAGCGGCTCTCCCAATGAGCTTCTGGAGTATTACGGCCTTACGTATCAGCAGATAGTGGGGGCTGCCGTGGAGGCGTGGACGATGAGGAGGCGATAG
- a CDS encoding undecaprenyl-diphosphate phosphatase: protein MIHSLLLGLIQGLTEFLPVSSSGHLALAQNFLGWKEPVLAFDIALHCATMLATVVYFRKDVLELGGQWFSGLVNTESRGKPGWIVGWAMIAGTVLTVVLGLPLKPLVERLSTSVFAVGVALVFTGGLLWVASLLPRGTGRVTVLGGATIGLAQGLAVIPGISRSGSTIVAGLGLKLSSEEAFRFSFLLSLPAILGASILELADFTTSSMPSGWFLGVLVAGLSGYGALSLLRKVVTLGRWRGFSVYCVILGLVSVFLGR, encoded by the coding sequence ATGATCCATTCGCTGTTGCTCGGTCTGATCCAGGGACTCACCGAGTTCCTTCCGGTCAGCAGCTCGGGGCATCTCGCCTTGGCCCAGAACTTTCTCGGTTGGAAGGAGCCAGTTCTGGCGTTCGATATAGCTCTTCACTGTGCCACGATGTTGGCGACAGTCGTGTATTTCAGAAAAGACGTTCTGGAGCTTGGGGGACAGTGGTTTTCCGGTCTTGTCAATACGGAAAGCCGAGGTAAACCGGGATGGATCGTAGGATGGGCGATGATAGCCGGTACCGTCCTGACCGTTGTCCTCGGTTTGCCTCTCAAGCCTCTGGTGGAGAGACTTTCCACCTCCGTTTTTGCTGTTGGGGTGGCTCTCGTCTTCACCGGAGGGTTACTCTGGGTGGCCTCTCTCCTTCCCCGGGGAACCGGTCGGGTGACGGTGTTGGGCGGAGCTACGATAGGCCTGGCCCAGGGACTGGCCGTGATCCCCGGGATCTCCAGGTCCGGTTCGACCATAGTGGCGGGGCTGGGGCTGAAACTGTCCTCCGAGGAGGCTTTTCGCTTTTCCTTTTTGCTGTCCCTCCCTGCTATATTGGGTGCGTCTATACTGGAATTGGCGGATTTCACTACGTCTTCCATGCCCAGCGGCTGGTTCTTGGGGGTCTTGGTCGCCGGGCTGTCCGGTTACGGGGCTCTTTCTCTGCTTCGTAAGGTGGTGACCCTGGGGCGCTGGAGAGGTTTCTCCGTCTATTGCGTTATCCTGGGGCTCGTCTCCGTGTTTTTGGGGAGGTGA
- a CDS encoding cell division ATP-binding protein FtsE, with protein MDVRMAGVTKVFKPDIMAISDLYLSIPKGDFVYLIGETGSGKSTLLRMITREVRPSRGQISVGGVNVRRLRRGRLPHYRRDIGVVFQDFKLLPHLTARENVAFTLEAMGLPPRVVKTRADEAVDRVGMWHRRNLRPPQLSGGEQQRVAIARAIVGSPALFLADEPTGNLDAHTAEYVMKLLLSIHAAGTTVIVATHDGSLVDSYRQRVVELHEGRLVRDERGGKYRNDGDL; from the coding sequence ATGGACGTAAGGATGGCCGGCGTTACCAAGGTGTTCAAACCGGACATAATGGCCATAAGCGACCTCTATCTCTCGATTCCCAAAGGGGATTTCGTGTATCTCATAGGGGAGACCGGCTCGGGCAAGAGCACCCTGTTGAGGATGATAACCAGGGAGGTCCGTCCCAGCAGAGGGCAGATCTCCGTTGGTGGCGTGAACGTAAGGAGGTTGAGACGAGGCCGGTTGCCCCATTACAGGAGGGACATAGGAGTCGTCTTTCAGGATTTCAAGCTTCTGCCCCACCTCACCGCCAGGGAAAACGTGGCCTTTACTCTAGAGGCAATGGGGTTACCCCCCAGAGTGGTGAAGACCCGGGCGGACGAGGCCGTGGACCGAGTTGGGATGTGGCATAGACGTAATCTCAGGCCCCCCCAACTTTCCGGTGGGGAGCAGCAGAGGGTTGCCATAGCCAGGGCGATAGTCGGCTCTCCCGCTCTTTTCCTGGCCGACGAGCCCACCGGCAACCTGGATGCCCATACCGCCGAATACGTCATGAAGCTGCTGCTTTCCATTCATGCCGCTGGGACCACCGTGATAGTCGCTACCCACGACGGTTCTTTGGTGGACTCCTATAGACAGAGGGTCGTGGAGCTTCACGAAGGCCGTCTCGTCAGAGACGAGAGAGGGGGTAAATATCGAAACGATGGCGACCTTTAG
- a CDS encoding Maf family protein, with translation MDKIILASGSPRRRELLSMLGWPFIVEVPSVEEVSLQGEAPEDMVRRLALKKADAVACHNEGKLVLAADTVVVLDGRVMGKPESVSHGIEMVESLSGREHQVITGVALVSPVGRISRFERSYVLFRSLSRDEIEAYQATGEGADKAGAYAIQGVGALMVEGIRGDFFNVMGLPLYLVSKMLDDLGFPLVEQWKVM, from the coding sequence GTGGATAAAATCATCCTGGCTTCCGGAAGCCCTAGGAGAAGGGAGTTGCTCTCCATGTTGGGCTGGCCCTTTATCGTGGAGGTCCCATCCGTGGAGGAGGTATCCCTCCAGGGCGAGGCTCCGGAGGATATGGTCCGTAGGCTGGCTCTGAAGAAGGCCGATGCCGTTGCCTGTCACAATGAAGGAAAGCTTGTTCTGGCCGCCGATACAGTGGTTGTATTGGACGGAAGGGTGATGGGGAAGCCCGAGTCCGTCTCACACGGTATCGAGATGGTCGAGTCGTTGTCGGGAAGGGAGCACCAGGTTATTACCGGTGTCGCCCTGGTTTCCCCCGTGGGGCGGATATCCCGGTTCGAAAGGTCCTACGTTCTTTTCAGGTCTCTTTCCAGAGATGAAATAGAGGCCTATCAGGCTACCGGAGAGGGAGCGGATAAGGCCGGGGCCTATGCGATACAGGGGGTGGGTGCCCTTATGGTGGAGGGGATAAGAGGCGATTTCTTCAACGTGATGGGACTGCCTCTCTATCTGGTGTCGAAGATGTTGGATGATCTTGGATTTCCCCTGGTTGAGCAATGGAAGGTGATGTGA